In Halovivax gelatinilyticus, the following are encoded in one genomic region:
- a CDS encoding ABC transporter ATP-binding protein, with translation MSTEPLLRVRNLKTQFFTESNTVRAVDGISFDVYEGEIVGIVGESGAGKSVASMSLMRLIESPGEIVSGEITYRGETIFAVEERSDGELVEREDMLTNEEMRDGIRGNEIAVIFQDPMESLNPVFKVGAQLREFIEVNRDLPKAEAKAEAIDMLREVGIPEPETRYDEYPHQFSGGMRQRVLIAMALACQPNLIIADEPTTALDVTVEGQILDLVADLQEKYDTSFIWVTHDMGVVAEICDRVNVMYLGEIVEQAPVDELFYETSHPYTKALLDSMPRPDRTVEELNPITGIMPEAINPPSGCRFHPRCPDAREICQRVHPEPKAIERQGEYPHRTACVQYEPFDVGYDGSAPLSTEATAKARAERSPTASIDSGGDQ, from the coding sequence ATGAGTACCGAACCACTCCTACGCGTCAGGAATCTCAAGACACAGTTTTTCACCGAATCGAACACCGTCCGCGCCGTCGACGGCATTTCCTTCGACGTCTACGAGGGAGAGATCGTCGGCATCGTCGGCGAGAGCGGCGCGGGAAAGAGCGTCGCGTCGATGAGCCTCATGCGCCTCATCGAGAGCCCCGGCGAGATCGTCTCGGGTGAGATCACCTACAGAGGCGAGACGATTTTCGCCGTCGAGGAGCGGTCCGACGGCGAACTCGTCGAACGTGAGGATATGCTCACGAACGAGGAGATGCGCGATGGGATTCGCGGAAACGAGATCGCCGTCATCTTCCAGGACCCGATGGAATCGCTCAATCCAGTCTTCAAAGTGGGCGCACAACTTCGTGAGTTCATCGAAGTGAACCGAGACCTCCCGAAGGCCGAGGCGAAGGCGGAAGCCATCGATATGCTCCGCGAGGTCGGCATTCCCGAACCGGAAACCCGCTACGACGAGTATCCACACCAGTTCTCGGGCGGGATGCGCCAGCGCGTACTGATCGCGATGGCGCTCGCCTGCCAGCCGAACCTCATCATCGCCGACGAGCCGACGACGGCCCTGGACGTCACCGTCGAGGGCCAGATCCTAGACCTCGTCGCCGACTTACAGGAGAAATACGACACGAGTTTCATCTGGGTGACCCACGACATGGGCGTCGTCGCCGAGATCTGCGACCGGGTCAACGTGATGTACTTGGGGGAGATCGTCGAACAGGCGCCGGTCGACGAACTGTTCTACGAGACGAGCCACCCGTACACGAAGGCGCTGCTCGACTCGATGCCGCGCCCAGACCGGACGGTCGAGGAGTTGAACCCGATCACCGGCATCATGCCCGAAGCGATCAATCCACCGTCCGGCTGTCGGTTTCATCCGCGGTGTCCGGACGCCAGAGAGATCTGCCAGCGCGTCCACCCCGAACCGAAGGCGATCGAGCGTCAGGGTGAGTATCCTCACCGAACCGCCTGCGTACAGTACGAGCCGTTCGACGTCGGCTACGACGGGAGCGCACCGCTTTCGACCGAGGCGACGGCGAAGGCGCGTGCGGAGCGTTCACCCACCGCCTCGATCGACTCCGGAGGTGACCAATGA
- a CDS encoding ABC transporter ATP-binding protein — MSSDRQRVESDRSAGSDASGEPLLKVEGLKKYFSSDTGMFDGLTLDSGSFPPVSFERETVKAVDDVSFEIREGETLGLVGESGCGKSTLGRTILRLVEATEGSIYFKGRDLAQLSGSDLREMRSEIQMIFQDPQASLNPRMKVGQIVEEPMKAHGMLDDEGREDRAKMLLEKVGLDPHHYNRHPHAFSGGQRQRINLARALSVNPDFIVCDEPVASLDVSIQAQVLNTMESLQEEFGLTYLFIAHDLSVIRYISDRVAVMYLGNIVELAEKEELYENPSHPYTRALLDAIPVPDPRGRETRGVLDGEVPSPIDPPSGCRFRTRCPKLIAPAEYGLTDAEWTEVRRFMRAVDRRTIEPAPANELTAQFFETGPPDGEAGEIVSEALSQIASDEADDADGYRDEDWDEAATYLVESFAEQSICATEHPDYEIEPEYGSGVHLAACHLHR; from the coding sequence ATGAGTAGCGATCGCCAGCGCGTCGAATCCGACCGATCGGCCGGCTCGGACGCCTCCGGCGAGCCGCTGTTGAAGGTCGAGGGGCTGAAAAAGTACTTTTCGTCCGATACCGGCATGTTCGACGGCCTGACGCTCGATTCGGGCTCGTTCCCGCCGGTCTCGTTCGAGCGCGAGACGGTCAAAGCCGTCGACGACGTCTCGTTCGAGATTCGCGAGGGAGAGACGCTCGGACTGGTCGGCGAGTCGGGCTGTGGAAAGAGTACGCTCGGACGGACGATCCTCAGACTCGTCGAGGCGACCGAGGGGAGCATCTACTTCAAAGGCCGGGATCTCGCGCAACTGTCGGGCTCTGACTTACGAGAGATGCGCTCGGAGATCCAGATGATCTTTCAGGATCCGCAGGCGTCGCTCAATCCGCGGATGAAGGTCGGTCAGATCGTCGAAGAGCCGATGAAAGCCCACGGAATGCTAGACGACGAGGGGCGAGAAGATCGGGCGAAGATGCTCTTAGAGAAGGTCGGCCTCGATCCGCACCACTACAATCGTCACCCGCACGCGTTCTCCGGCGGCCAGCGCCAGCGGATCAACCTCGCGCGGGCGCTGTCGGTCAACCCGGACTTCATCGTCTGTGACGAACCGGTCGCCTCGCTCGACGTCTCGATCCAGGCGCAGGTGTTAAACACGATGGAGTCGCTCCAGGAGGAGTTCGGGCTCACGTACCTCTTCATCGCCCACGATCTGTCCGTGATTCGGTACATCTCCGATCGGGTCGCCGTCATGTACCTCGGTAACATCGTCGAACTCGCGGAGAAAGAAGAACTCTACGAGAACCCGAGCCACCCCTACACCAGGGCGCTGCTCGATGCGATTCCCGTGCCCGATCCGCGCGGGCGCGAGACGCGCGGCGTCTTGGACGGCGAGGTTCCGAGCCCGATCGATCCGCCGTCGGGCTGTCGCTTCCGAACGCGGTGTCCGAAGCTCATCGCACCGGCAGAGTACGGTCTGACGGACGCAGAGTGGACCGAAGTGAGGCGGTTCATGCGCGCCGTCGATCGGCGAACCATCGAACCGGCACCGGCGAACGAGCTAACCGCTCAGTTCTTCGAAACGGGGCCGCCCGACGGCGAGGCCGGCGAGATCGTCTCCGAGGCGCTCTCTCAGATCGCGAGCGACGAGGCGGACGACGCCGACGGCTATCGCGACGAAGACTGGGACGAAGCCGCCACCTACCTCGTCGAGTCGTTCGCCGAGCAGAGCATCTGCGCGACAGAGCACCCGGATTACGAGATCGAACCGGAGTACGGAAGCGGAGTTCACCTGGCCGCCTGTCACCTCCATCGGTGA
- a CDS encoding DUF7556 family protein — MVMGPHPQPAPNATVVSSIDSDSGGDEYVIADISTDDAWLSMEATAAPALTAWR; from the coding sequence ATGGTGATGGGCCCCCACCCACAACCGGCACCGAACGCGACCGTCGTCAGCTCGATCGACTCCGATAGCGGCGGCGACGAGTACGTCATCGCGGACATCTCGACCGATGACGCCTGGCTCTCGATGGAAGCCACCGCCGCTCCGGCGCTGACAGCCTGGCGGTAA
- a CDS encoding CBS domain-containing protein yields MKVADAMTPRDDVVTATLPGTRSDVLEYLQERSFSSVPVIADSDDGSEYRGLISRQSLIDQPDEDQLVMLIEDVPTTTAETPVESVAQLMVEEGARRVPVVDGSFEGIVTVTDVVGAIARDKVDVDAEVGEYATRDVNTTHAEAPLLVAEAELSYANVPYTIALDDHGEMAGILTEVDVIDVARIVEGEESTGNNFPDQDAEWSWEGVKAVGSRSLPTRDIELPNGPVREFMSDDVVTVTKARSVTDAAQAMISNDIEQIPLVTGERLVGIVRDVDLLRALYDR; encoded by the coding sequence ATGAAGGTAGCCGACGCGATGACACCCCGCGACGACGTGGTGACGGCGACGCTTCCGGGTACGCGCAGCGACGTGCTCGAGTACCTCCAGGAGCGGTCGTTCTCTTCGGTTCCGGTGATCGCCGACTCGGACGACGGTTCCGAGTACCGCGGGTTGATCTCCCGGCAGTCGCTGATCGACCAACCTGACGAAGATCAGCTCGTGATGTTGATAGAGGACGTGCCGACGACGACCGCAGAGACACCCGTCGAGTCGGTCGCCCAGCTCATGGTCGAGGAGGGAGCCCGGCGCGTCCCCGTCGTGGACGGTTCGTTCGAGGGGATCGTCACAGTCACTGACGTCGTTGGGGCCATCGCTCGGGACAAGGTCGACGTCGACGCCGAAGTTGGCGAGTACGCGACTCGCGACGTCAACACGACGCACGCCGAGGCGCCGCTGCTCGTCGCGGAGGCCGAACTCTCCTACGCGAACGTCCCCTACACGATCGCGCTCGACGACCACGGCGAGATGGCCGGCATCCTCACCGAAGTCGACGTCATCGACGTCGCGCGGATCGTCGAGGGCGAGGAGTCGACGGGCAACAACTTCCCCGACCAGGACGCCGAGTGGTCCTGGGAGGGCGTCAAGGCCGTCGGGAGCCGGTCACTTCCGACGCGCGACATCGAGTTGCCGAACGGGCCGGTACGCGAGTTCATGTCCGATGACGTGGTGACGGTGACGAAGGCCCGGTCGGTCACGGACGCCGCCCAGGCGATGATCAGTAACGACATCGAACAGATCCCGCTCGTCACGGGCGAACGCCTCGTCGGCATCGTCCGGGACGTCGACCTCCTGAGAGCCCTCTATGACCGGTGA
- the glyS gene encoding glycine--tRNA ligase, with product MTGDERTSEKLVELAKRRGYFFQSSSAYGGVGGFYTFGPQGAALKRNVEDAWRERFTVGEGNVEIDAPTIMPEAVFEASGHLETFDDMLVECPDCGESHRADHVVEDNTDYEDAESLPIPEVEEVIAEYELVCPSCGAGLAGQAVEDFNLMFATNIGPGDAQPGYLRPETAQGIFVEFPRLKEYARNTLPFGVTQIGRAYRNEISPRRSIIRVRELTQAELEQFVDPAGDGPDLSDVEDVTVTLYPASEQQAEDGEPYETTIGDAVAEGTIADEWIAYYLGVAKPWYESLGVDMDRFRFRQHLAGERSHYASDCWDAEAEIDGGGESSDSGYWIELAGFAHRGDYDLSKHDAHSEDRYTVFRQYDEPKTVERAVVDPDMSYLGPEFGADAQRVVEELETLAGRDRSAFSAAATAAEDSSGDESEPRDGAAVEIDLDGETHEIPVEKTGFSVDEQTEAGEHVIPHVIEPSFGVDRLVYTVLHHAYREDEVDGEARTYLELDPEIAPTFVGVFPLQSDEALEAEATAIARALRAAGLSVAYDDSGNIGRRYRRQDEVGTPFCVTVDYETVEGQEKTVTVRERDSTAQKRLPVSDLAETLSALRAGELAFEDLEG from the coding sequence ATGACCGGTGACGAACGAACGAGCGAGAAGTTGGTCGAACTGGCGAAACGGCGCGGCTACTTCTTCCAGTCGTCGTCCGCCTACGGCGGCGTCGGCGGGTTCTACACGTTCGGCCCGCAAGGTGCCGCGCTCAAGCGAAACGTCGAGGACGCCTGGCGCGAGCGCTTTACCGTCGGCGAGGGCAACGTCGAGATCGACGCGCCGACGATCATGCCCGAAGCGGTGTTCGAGGCGTCGGGCCACCTGGAGACGTTCGACGACATGCTCGTCGAGTGTCCCGACTGCGGCGAGTCCCACCGCGCCGACCACGTCGTCGAGGACAACACGGACTACGAGGACGCAGAGAGCCTCCCGATCCCCGAGGTCGAAGAGGTAATCGCCGAGTACGAACTCGTCTGTCCGTCCTGCGGCGCCGGGCTCGCCGGTCAGGCCGTCGAGGATTTCAACCTCATGTTCGCGACGAACATCGGCCCCGGCGACGCCCAGCCGGGCTACTTGCGCCCGGAGACCGCACAGGGAATCTTCGTCGAATTCCCGCGGCTCAAAGAGTACGCGCGCAACACGCTACCGTTCGGTGTCACCCAGATCGGGCGGGCTTACCGCAACGAGATCAGCCCGCGCCGGTCGATCATACGCGTGCGCGAGCTCACCCAGGCCGAACTCGAACAGTTCGTCGACCCGGCCGGCGACGGACCGGACCTCTCCGACGTCGAAGACGTCACCGTGACGCTGTATCCGGCGAGCGAGCAACAGGCCGAAGACGGCGAGCCCTACGAGACGACGATCGGTGACGCCGTCGCCGAGGGGACGATCGCCGACGAGTGGATCGCCTACTACCTCGGCGTCGCCAAACCGTGGTACGAGTCGCTGGGCGTCGACATGGATCGCTTCCGGTTCCGCCAGCACCTAGCGGGCGAGCGATCGCACTACGCCAGCGACTGCTGGGACGCCGAGGCCGAGATCGATGGGGGCGGGGAATCGTCCGATTCCGGGTACTGGATCGAACTCGCCGGCTTCGCTCACCGCGGCGACTACGACCTCTCGAAACACGACGCCCACTCCGAGGATCGGTACACGGTATTCCGCCAGTACGACGAGCCGAAGACGGTCGAGCGGGCCGTCGTCGACCCGGACATGAGCTATCTCGGTCCGGAGTTCGGCGCCGACGCCCAGCGCGTCGTCGAGGAGCTAGAGACGCTCGCGGGCAGGGATCGGAGCGCATTTAGCGCGGCCGCAACGGCCGCGGAAGATTCGAGCGGCGACGAGTCGGAGCCGCGAGACGGCGCGGCCGTCGAGATCGACCTCGACGGCGAGACCCACGAGATTCCCGTCGAGAAGACCGGCTTCTCGGTCGACGAACAGACCGAGGCGGGCGAGCACGTGATTCCACACGTGATCGAGCCCTCCTTCGGCGTCGATCGGCTGGTCTACACCGTTTTGCACCACGCCTACCGCGAGGACGAAGTCGACGGCGAAGCGCGAACGTACCTCGAACTCGATCCCGAAATCGCGCCGACGTTCGTGGGCGTTTTCCCCCTCCAGTCGGACGAGGCGCTCGAAGCCGAAGCGACGGCGATCGCACGAGCGTTGCGAGCGGCCGGACTGTCGGTCGCCTACGACGATTCGGGTAACATCGGACGTCGGTACCGCCGGCAGGACGAGGTCGGTACGCCGTTTTGCGTGACGGTCGACTACGAGACGGTAGAAGGGCAAGAAAAGACGGTGACGGTTCGCGAGCGCGACTCGACCGCACAGAAGCGACTGCCGGTTTCGGACCTCGCCGAGACGCTGTCGGCGCTTCGGGCGGGCGAGCTGGCGTTCGAGGACCTAGAGGGCTGA
- a CDS encoding dolichol kinase, translated as MADELKRRLVHASGSGLVALYLLAQHLELGLSWNRFRVLLVVLAVGTIGLEYLRLRVGLEWWIYEKLTRDYEQDQFAGYGWYMVSMTIVVLAFEPAIALPAMLMLALADPLSGAFSADSLRAVKRPTVLVVMFLACAALAAPFLYEYPQAVVAAALGGTIADGVTVKRGDFVLDDNLTIPIYASVAAWMAIEFVPV; from the coding sequence ATGGCGGACGAACTGAAGCGACGGCTGGTACACGCGAGCGGGTCCGGTCTCGTCGCGCTCTATCTCCTCGCCCAGCACCTGGAGCTGGGCCTCTCCTGGAATCGATTTCGCGTCCTGCTCGTGGTGCTCGCGGTCGGCACGATCGGACTCGAGTACCTCCGGTTGCGCGTCGGCCTGGAGTGGTGGATCTACGAGAAGCTGACCAGAGACTACGAGCAGGATCAGTTCGCCGGCTACGGCTGGTACATGGTCAGCATGACGATCGTCGTGCTGGCGTTCGAACCGGCCATCGCGCTGCCGGCCATGCTGATGCTGGCGCTGGCGGATCCGCTCAGCGGGGCGTTTTCGGCGGATTCGCTGCGGGCCGTAAAGCGACCGACGGTCCTCGTCGTGATGTTTCTCGCCTGCGCCGCGCTCGCCGCGCCGTTTCTCTACGAGTACCCGCAGGCCGTCGTCGCGGCCGCACTGGGCGGGACGATCGCCGACGGCGTGACGGTGAAACGGGGCGACTTCGTCCTCGACGACAACCTGACGATTCCGATCTACGCCTCGGTGGCCGCCTGGATGGCGATCGAGTTCGTCCCCGTCTAG
- a CDS encoding TspO/MBR family protein, which produces MTNGLRHRFPSIDLRTLIEVVGFVVLVNVLGSAPGVVFGPDSAWFRALEKPWFYPPELAFPVVWTLLFTLLGISLWLVWRADSGGLALGLFVVQFALNVAWTPAFFGLESIVGGIAVLVPLVALVCATVYAFWRVDRRAAVLLVPYLLWVTFALALTLEFWRLNPA; this is translated from the coding sequence ATGACGAACGGCCTTCGCCACCGGTTCCCGTCGATCGACCTCCGGACACTCATCGAGGTCGTTGGTTTCGTGGTCCTCGTCAACGTTCTGGGATCGGCACCCGGGGTCGTCTTCGGCCCAGACAGCGCCTGGTTTCGAGCCCTCGAAAAACCGTGGTTTTACCCGCCGGAACTGGCGTTTCCGGTCGTCTGGACGCTACTCTTTACGCTGCTCGGAATCTCACTCTGGCTCGTCTGGCGCGCTGACTCGGGCGGACTCGCACTCGGGCTGTTCGTCGTCCAGTTCGCGCTCAACGTCGCGTGGACGCCGGCGTTCTTCGGACTGGAGTCGATCGTCGGCGGGATCGCGGTCCTCGTTCCGCTCGTCGCCCTCGTCTGTGCGACCGTCTACGCCTTCTGGCGCGTCGACCGTCGGGCGGCGGTGCTGCTGGTTCCGTACCTCCTCTGGGTGACCTTCGCGCTCGCGTTGACGCTCGAATTCTGGCGATTGAACCCGGCCTAG
- a CDS encoding helix-turn-helix domain-containing protein: protein MTVLVVLSSQNNRSAPDSVPRRIVSELPSVTIDVVHIDQQGATAIPYFWVQGTRPAEFESVVDADESIEIVDRIERTENGTFYKAAWEVDSPIIHCVSESGGIVLEAAGDADEWRLKIWFEDRETASSFQECCRTLGVPLTIHRISSVAEYFAGTDLSLSNRQREALVLAYREGYFDEPRRVTQAQLGEQLGISSSAFGRRLRRGIETMIDETIVE from the coding sequence ATGACCGTTCTCGTCGTTCTCTCCTCGCAGAACAACCGTTCGGCGCCGGATTCGGTCCCTCGACGGATCGTCTCCGAACTGCCGTCGGTTACGATCGACGTCGTTCACATCGATCAGCAGGGAGCAACGGCGATACCGTACTTCTGGGTTCAGGGCACCCGGCCGGCCGAGTTCGAGTCGGTCGTCGACGCCGACGAATCGATCGAGATCGTCGATCGAATCGAACGGACCGAAAACGGCACGTTCTACAAAGCTGCGTGGGAGGTGGACAGTCCGATTATTCACTGCGTGAGCGAGTCGGGTGGAATCGTCCTCGAAGCCGCGGGCGACGCGGACGAGTGGCGATTGAAGATCTGGTTCGAAGATCGAGAGACCGCCTCCTCGTTCCAGGAGTGCTGTCGAACGCTCGGCGTGCCGTTGACGATTCACCGCATCTCGTCGGTGGCCGAGTACTTCGCTGGCACCGACCTTTCCCTCTCGAACCGGCAACGAGAGGCGCTCGTCCTCGCCTATCGCGAGGGGTACTTCGACGAGCCGCGGCGAGTGACGCAGGCACAACTCGGTGAACAACTAGGCATCTCGTCGTCGGCGTTCGGACGTCGACTCCGTCGGGGTATCGAGACGATGATCGACGAAACGATCGTCGAGTGA
- a CDS encoding HalOD1 output domain-containing protein has protein sequence MTTPTPSTNSHRRDLTMAITDAVADATDSEPLELTPLYEAIDPDALGALFAGRESTGKEITFTYEGRRVTVTDKSQVIVGKEQSV, from the coding sequence ATGACGACCCCCACGCCCAGCACGAACTCTCACCGTAGAGATCTCACGATGGCGATCACCGACGCGGTCGCCGACGCGACGGACAGCGAGCCGCTGGAACTGACCCCGCTGTACGAGGCGATCGATCCGGACGCGCTCGGTGCGCTGTTCGCCGGACGGGAATCCACCGGAAAAGAGATCACGTTCACGTACGAGGGGCGGCGAGTAACCGTCACCGATAAGTCGCAGGTTATCGTCGGGAAAGAGCAGTCGGTTTGA
- a CDS encoding flavin reductase family protein, whose product MTEHTVSDLTPRERGRIVKSAVSPRPIAWISTRSRDGVDNLAPFSAYNYVSSAEPVVSFSVPAGDRDELKDTPRNVLETGEFAVNVASEALAEEMDATSASLDSDESEFDFADVERAPCTTIDPPRVAGAAVTMECTLYGTMTVHDRLLTLGDVRHVHVSDRVQTDGQIDAEKLANVGRLGGPFYTDSEIIELQRQF is encoded by the coding sequence GTGACAGAACACACCGTTTCCGACCTCACGCCGCGCGAACGAGGTCGTATCGTCAAGAGCGCCGTCTCGCCGCGACCGATCGCCTGGATCTCGACGCGCAGTCGCGACGGCGTCGACAACCTCGCGCCGTTTTCGGCGTACAACTACGTCTCGTCGGCGGAGCCGGTCGTCTCGTTCAGCGTGCCGGCCGGCGACCGTGACGAACTGAAGGACACGCCCAGAAACGTCCTCGAGACGGGTGAGTTCGCGGTCAACGTCGCGAGCGAGGCCCTCGCCGAGGAGATGGATGCCACCTCGGCGTCGCTCGATTCCGACGAGAGCGAGTTCGATTTCGCGGACGTCGAACGCGCTCCGTGTACCACGATCGATCCGCCGCGCGTGGCCGGCGCCGCCGTCACGATGGAGTGTACCCTCTACGGGACGATGACCGTTCACGACCGGCTCCTGACGCTCGGGGACGTCCGTCACGTTCACGTCTCCGATCGGGTTCAGACCGACGGCCAGATCGACGCGGAAAAGCTGGCGAACGTCGGACGGCTCGGGGGACCGTTCTACACCGACAGCGAGATAATCGAGTTGCAACGACAGTTCTGA